A window from Culex pipiens pallens isolate TS chromosome 3, TS_CPP_V2, whole genome shotgun sequence encodes these proteins:
- the LOC120414212 gene encoding uncharacterized protein LOC120414212, giving the protein MKAFIALFVATLAVAAQAGYVPSAWPAVSTYGVDSWNGWNGLNSWNSLNSWNGLNSWSGLNSYPYGVNQWSSAAAWPATYSNGYTNNWYGLGGKTIVQANVAKVNPWGLPLASSYGYGYNNYLGAAIPAAKYVAVNPGSVHVAPLVGHAINQKLIVA; this is encoded by the exons ATGAAG GCCTTCATCGCTCTGTTCGTTGCCACTTTGGCCGTTGCCGCTCAAGCTGGATACGTCCCATCGGCGTGGCCTGCAGTGTCCACCTACGGCGTGGACTCGTGGAACGGCTGGAACGGTCTCAACTCCTGGAACAGCCTCAACTCCTGGAATGGCCTGAACTCCTGGAGCGGTCTGAACAGCTACCCGTACGGAGTCAACCAGTGGTCCTCGGCGGCGGCTTGGCCAGCGACCTACTCCAACGGCTACACCAACAACTGGTACGGACTCGGTGGAAAGACCATTGTCCAGGCCAACGTTGCCAAGGTCAACCCGTGGGGACTTCCGCTGGCGTCGTCGTACGGCTACGGATACAACAACTACCTGGGAGCTGCGATTCCAGCGGCCAAGTATGTCGCTGTCAACCCCGGATCGGTCCATGTTGCTCCGCTGGTCGGCCATGCCATCAACCAGAAGCTGATCGTTGCTTAA
- the LOC120414213 gene encoding uncharacterized protein LOC120414213, producing MKAFIALFVATLAVAAQAGYVPSAWPAVSTYGVDSWNGWNGLNSWNGLNSWSGLNSYPYGVNQWSSAAAWPATYSNGYTNNWYGLGGKTIVQANVAKVNPWGLPLASSYGYGYNNYLGAAIPAAKYVAANPGSVHVAPLVGHAINQKLIVA from the exons ATGAAG GCCTTCATCGCTCTGTTCGTTGCCACTTTGGCCGTTGCTGCCCAAGCTGGATATGTCCCGTCGGCGTGGCCTGCAGTGTCCACCTACGGCGTGGACTCGTGGAACGGCTGGAACGGCCTGAACTCCTGGAATGGCCTCAACTCCTGGAGCGGTCTGAACAGCTACCCGTACGGAGTCAACCAGTGGTCCTCGGCGGCGGCGTGGCCAGCGACCTACTCCAACGGCTACACCAACAACTGGTACGGACTCGGTGGAAAGACCATCGTCCAGGCTAATGTTGCCAAGGTCAACCCGTGGGGACTTCCGCTGGCTTCGTCGTACGGCTACGGATACAACAACTACCTGGGAGCTGCGATTCCGGCGGCCAAGTATGTCGCTGCCAACCCCGGATCGGTCCATGTGGCCCCGCTGGTCGGACATGCCATCAACCAGAAGCTGATTGTTGCTTAA